From one Paenibacillus sp. FSL K6-1330 genomic stretch:
- a CDS encoding cyclic-di-AMP receptor, which yields MKLIVAIVQDKDSNRLSAALVKANFRATKLASTGGFLKAGNTTFMIGVDDSQVESVLSVIRTSCKVREQLVTPVTPMSGTTDSYLPLPVEVQVGGATVFVLPVERFEHF from the coding sequence ATGAAATTGATTGTTGCGATTGTCCAGGATAAAGATAGCAACCGTCTCTCCGCCGCATTGGTCAAAGCTAATTTTCGGGCAACAAAGCTTGCAAGTACAGGCGGCTTCTTGAAGGCGGGGAACACCACCTTTATGATCGGGGTAGACGATTCACAGGTTGAAAGTGTGCTCAGCGTCATTCGCACAAGCTGTAAGGTTCGTGAACAGCTGGTCACTCCGGTAACCCCAATGAGTGGTACAACCGATTCCTACTTGCCGCTTCCGGTCGAAGTACAGGTTGGTGGCGCAACGGTGTTTGTCCTCCCTGTAGAACGATTCGAGCATTTCTAA
- a CDS encoding YaaR family protein: MKINPGFRPMKSELTVPDGNARPIQQRSFSDMMQQQGERATHEELSRQMREIAMQGDRLAKVMTVRELKAYKLMVRRFLEETVRRGVKMKETRGWDRRGRGKRYNVIDEVDSALLAMADELLDTEQGRIDLLNKVGEIRGMLINLVF, translated from the coding sequence ATGAAAATCAATCCGGGCTTTCGGCCCATGAAAAGTGAACTCACGGTGCCGGATGGCAACGCCAGACCGATTCAGCAGCGATCGTTCTCGGATATGATGCAGCAGCAGGGAGAACGCGCGACCCATGAAGAGTTGAGTCGTCAAATGCGTGAAATTGCAATGCAAGGCGATCGTTTGGCAAAAGTGATGACCGTTCGGGAGCTAAAAGCGTATAAATTGATGGTTCGCCGATTCCTGGAGGAAACGGTTCGTCGCGGTGTGAAAATGAAGGAAACGCGCGGCTGGGACCGCCGGGGACGCGGCAAGCGTTATAATGTAATTGATGAAGTCGATTCTGCGCTGCTCGCGATGGCGGATGAACTGCTGGATACGGAGCAGGGGAGAATTGATCTATTGAACAAGGTTGGAGAAATTCGAGGCATGCTGATCAATCTTGTATTCTAA